The Marinobacter halotolerans genome includes a window with the following:
- a CDS encoding DUF1289 domain-containing protein: MRRQDRVQSPCVSICALDENNVCIGCHRTSNEIMNWPRFDDEERRKVLENVARREEQVSL; this comes from the coding sequence ATGCGCCGACAGGATCGGGTGCAGTCGCCCTGTGTCAGTATCTGCGCGCTGGATGAAAATAATGTCTGTATCGGCTGCCATCGTACCAGTAATGAGATAATGAATTGGCCGCGGTTTGACGACGAAGAGCGCCGTAAAGTGCTCGAAAACGTCGCGCGGCGGGAAGAGCAGGTCAGTCTCTGA
- a CDS encoding gamma carbonic anhydrase family protein, translating to MFFELGDRKPELHGQGQFVADNASVIGSVRLMERSSVWFNVVIRGDNEWITIGPETNVQDGSVLHTDPGLTLNLGRGVTVGHKVMLHGCEIGDYSLIGINAVVLNGAKIGKHCLIGANTLIPEGMEVPDGSMVVGSPGKIKRELTDNEKKMLEMSAAHYVKNAENYSQCLKPCEPSEVED from the coding sequence ATGTTTTTTGAACTTGGTGATCGCAAGCCGGAACTTCATGGGCAGGGGCAGTTCGTTGCGGACAATGCCTCGGTGATTGGAAGTGTCAGGCTAATGGAGCGTTCGAGTGTCTGGTTTAACGTGGTGATCCGAGGTGATAACGAGTGGATTACCATCGGCCCGGAAACCAACGTTCAGGACGGTTCCGTACTTCATACGGACCCGGGTCTTACCCTCAATCTCGGTCGTGGAGTCACGGTTGGCCACAAAGTGATGCTGCACGGCTGTGAAATAGGGGACTACTCGCTCATCGGTATTAATGCGGTTGTTCTTAACGGCGCCAAAATTGGTAAGCATTGCCTGATCGGGGCAAACACACTGATTCCGGAAGGTATGGAAGTGCCTGATGGATCGATGGTGGTCGGCTCGCCCGGCAAGATCAAGCGGGAACTGACCGACAACGAGAAGAAAATGCTGGAAATGAGCGCCGCTCATTACGTCAAGAATGCAGAGAACTATAGCCAGTGTCTCAAGCCCTGCGAACCGTCGGAAGTGGAGGACTGA
- a CDS encoding NUDIX hydrolase, with product MLRDLLHERLSGYVPRLLTLDYPEAGVLVPVTENRDNPEIVFTLRSSNLSTHRGQVSFPGGRRDREDESLAQTALRETHEEIGLPPEKVELIGPLSQVMSLHQILVTPYVGVIPGDHPLTANPAEIESIFRVPVSFFLEDRRERTDALSFMNNTFYVPCYRWDRFQIWGLSAVVLVDFLNAVYDAGIDLLEPARKG from the coding sequence ATTTTGCGCGACCTACTTCACGAACGCCTTTCGGGTTATGTACCCAGATTATTGACGCTGGATTATCCCGAGGCGGGGGTTCTGGTCCCGGTTACTGAGAATCGTGACAATCCCGAGATTGTTTTTACGCTCAGATCGTCAAATCTGAGCACTCATCGGGGGCAGGTTTCTTTCCCGGGTGGACGGCGTGACCGTGAAGATGAGTCCCTTGCGCAAACCGCCCTTCGTGAAACCCACGAGGAAATCGGTCTGCCACCGGAGAAGGTGGAGCTCATAGGGCCCCTCAGTCAGGTGATGTCATTGCACCAGATTCTGGTGACGCCTTACGTCGGTGTGATTCCCGGCGATCACCCGCTAACGGCGAACCCTGCCGAGATCGAGAGCATTTTCAGGGTGCCGGTGAGTTTCTTTCTGGAAGACCGCCGGGAACGTACCGACGCTCTCAGCTTTATGAACAACACGTTCTACGTGCCCTGTTACCGCTGGGACCGATTCCAAATCTGGGGTCTTTCGGCGGTTGTGTTGGTGGATTTTCTGAACGCAGTTTACGACGCTGGCATCGATCTTCTCGAGCCGGCGAGGAAAGGTTGA
- a CDS encoding NUDIX hydrolase: protein MKYCSTCGAQVEQKIPEGDNRHRYVCVNCETIHYQNPRIVAGTVPVLDGQVLLCRRAIEPRYGYWTLPAGFMENSETTLEAAARETVEEALADVTMNDLYTVIHVPHIDQVHMFYRATLNNRDFGAGEESLETRLFPLAEIPWDELSFPTVRRTLELFLADYEKDQYPVHVEDIRYQMRK from the coding sequence ATGAAATACTGCAGTACCTGCGGCGCGCAGGTCGAACAAAAAATTCCTGAAGGCGACAATCGCCATCGTTATGTGTGTGTTAATTGCGAAACCATACATTACCAGAATCCGCGAATTGTCGCCGGTACCGTGCCCGTTCTGGATGGCCAGGTACTTCTCTGCCGCCGGGCAATCGAGCCTCGGTATGGCTACTGGACCCTACCCGCCGGCTTCATGGAAAACTCGGAAACCACATTGGAGGCGGCCGCTCGGGAAACCGTGGAGGAAGCACTTGCCGACGTCACCATGAATGACCTTTACACGGTCATTCACGTGCCCCACATTGATCAGGTCCATATGTTTTACCGGGCCACACTGAACAACCGGGATTTCGGCGCTGGCGAAGAGTCACTGGAAACCCGGCTATTCCCCCTGGCGGAAATTCCCTGGGACGAGCTTTCCTTCCCAACGGTTCGCCGAACACTCGAACTGTTTCTGGCAGATTATGAAAAAGACCAGTATCCGGTACATGTTGAGGACATCCGCTACCAGATGCGCAAATAA
- a CDS encoding Nif3-like dinuclear metal center hexameric protein, translating into MYKLCYFVPESHLEETKNALFTAGAGRIGDYDCCAWQCLGQGQFRPLDGSQPFLGQSGELETVTEYRVELVCEDGAIRAAVAALKLAHPYEEPAYEVFRMEDL; encoded by the coding sequence ATGTACAAACTTTGCTATTTCGTTCCTGAAAGTCATCTGGAAGAAACCAAGAATGCACTTTTCACAGCTGGCGCAGGTCGGATCGGTGACTATGACTGCTGTGCTTGGCAGTGCCTGGGTCAGGGGCAATTCCGACCGCTTGATGGCAGTCAGCCCTTCCTGGGTCAGTCAGGCGAGCTCGAGACGGTGACCGAGTATCGGGTGGAGTTGGTGTGTGAGGACGGTGCAATAAGGGCGGCGGTTGCAGCTCTCAAGCTGGCGCACCCTTATGAAGAGCCTGCCTATGAGGTTTTTCGGATGGAAGACCTGTAA
- the purL gene encoding phosphoribosylformylglycinamidine synthase, with protein MLELRGAPALSPFRSRKLQSRIQDLVPDVEHVYAEFMHFTDLESELTDCDQAVLDRLLTYGPSVPVEEPEGVLFLVVPRPGTLSPWSSKATEIARNCGLRQIRRIERGTAFYVKCARKLSLEQREKIAGLLHDRMTQKVFHEMGGAELLFHTEEPRLLARVPVLSGGRRALVEANQSLGLALAEDEIDYLVKSFTHLERDPTDVELMMFAQANSEHCRHKIFNASWDIDGEGQEKSLFAMIRNTHEMSSDGVLSAYKDNASVIRGSKGGRFFPEPESGTYRYHEEDIHILMKVETHNHPTAIAPAAGAATGSGGEIRDEGATGRGSKPKAGLTGFTVSNLNIPDDGQPWEIGYGKPERIASALDIMIEAPIGGAAFNNEFGRPNLAGYFRTFETLVPGANGEEVRGYHKPIMIAGGLGNIRADHVEKGHIPVGAKLIVLGGPSMLIGLGGGAASSMDSGSSNENLDFASVQRDNPEMERRCQEVIDRCWQMGDENPICFIHDVGAGGLSNAMPELVKDGGRGGRFELRDIPSDEPGMSPLEIWCNESQERYVMAVAPENLELFDALCRRERCPYAVVGDATEEHHLQLSDSYFDDRPVDLPMDVLFGKPPRMHRSVTRSSFTKPIFDSGKIDVNDAVDRLLRLPTVGSKSFLITIGDRTITGLVARDQMVGPWQVPVSDVAVTSTSFDVRSGEAMAMGERTPVAVIDAPASGRMAVGEVITNIAAAPIAALSDIRLSANWMAAAGHPGEDENLYETVKAVGMELCPELGIAIPVGKDSMSMKTVWEEDGGEQKSVTSPLSLIVSGFAPVVDVDRTLTPQLITNAGETDLILVDLAAGQNRLGGSCLAQVYQRVGAVAPDLDDPEDIKAFFAVIQGLNGDGKLLAYHDRSDGGLFVTLAEMAFAGHTGIDIKLDGLAEDVSQFPRELFNEELGAVIQVRREDTSFVLQQFSAAGLDDHTSVVGTLNSDHQVRFSFGGEDVICRSRAELHQLWAQTSYRIQSLRDNADCAQQEFDNLKDDGDPGLQAELTFDLDDDIAAPFINTGARPKVAVLREQGVNGQVEMAAAFDRAGFESVDVHMSDLLSGRVSLEGFKSMVACGGFSFGDVLGAGEGWAKSILFNDRVRDQFAAFFNRQDTLTLGVCNGCQMLSNLHELIPGSQGWPRFVRNQSEQFEARLVMAEVPSSPSAFLDGMAGSRMPIAVAHGEGRVEFSGNDSPVNLTESELVALRYVDNRGQVTERYPYNPNGSAEGITGVTTRDGRVTIMMPHPERVFRTSQHSWHPEHWNEDAPWIRIFRNARRWYG; from the coding sequence ATGCTCGAACTTCGCGGCGCTCCGGCGCTCTCGCCTTTCCGTTCTCGCAAGCTGCAATCACGTATTCAGGACCTAGTGCCCGATGTGGAGCATGTTTACGCCGAGTTCATGCATTTCACCGACCTGGAGTCCGAGCTGACCGACTGCGACCAGGCGGTATTGGACCGGTTGCTGACCTACGGCCCCAGCGTACCGGTTGAAGAGCCGGAAGGGGTGCTTTTTCTAGTTGTTCCACGGCCGGGCACGCTCTCGCCCTGGTCAAGTAAGGCGACGGAAATTGCCCGCAATTGCGGCCTGCGTCAGATCCGTCGTATCGAGCGGGGTACCGCTTTTTACGTAAAGTGCGCCCGCAAACTCAGCCTTGAACAGCGGGAAAAGATTGCCGGTCTTCTGCATGATCGCATGACCCAGAAAGTTTTCCACGAAATGGGCGGTGCCGAACTGCTGTTCCACACTGAAGAGCCCAGGCTACTTGCACGGGTGCCGGTTCTTTCCGGTGGGCGCCGGGCACTGGTCGAGGCCAACCAGTCACTGGGACTCGCGCTTGCCGAGGACGAGATCGATTATCTGGTCAAGTCGTTCACCCACCTGGAGCGTGATCCGACCGATGTCGAGCTGATGATGTTTGCCCAGGCGAACTCGGAGCACTGTCGCCACAAGATTTTCAATGCGTCCTGGGATATTGACGGCGAGGGTCAGGAAAAGTCGTTGTTCGCGATGATCCGGAATACCCATGAGATGAGCAGTGATGGCGTGCTATCCGCCTACAAGGATAACGCGTCGGTGATCCGTGGTAGTAAGGGCGGCCGCTTCTTTCCGGAACCGGAAAGCGGAACCTACCGTTACCATGAGGAAGATATTCATATCCTCATGAAGGTGGAAACCCACAACCACCCGACCGCTATCGCTCCAGCGGCCGGGGCGGCGACGGGGTCTGGCGGCGAGATCCGGGATGAGGGTGCCACCGGACGGGGCTCTAAGCCGAAAGCCGGGCTCACCGGTTTTACGGTCTCCAACCTGAATATTCCCGACGACGGCCAGCCCTGGGAAATCGGTTATGGCAAGCCGGAGCGCATTGCTTCCGCGCTGGATATCATGATCGAGGCGCCTATTGGTGGCGCGGCGTTTAATAACGAATTCGGCCGGCCCAACTTGGCTGGGTATTTCCGCACGTTTGAAACCCTTGTGCCCGGCGCAAACGGCGAGGAAGTCCGCGGTTACCATAAACCGATCATGATTGCCGGCGGTCTGGGTAACATTCGCGCCGATCATGTTGAGAAAGGCCATATCCCCGTTGGCGCCAAGCTGATTGTATTGGGCGGACCGTCCATGCTGATTGGTCTGGGTGGTGGCGCTGCGTCTTCCATGGACTCGGGTTCCAGCAACGAGAACCTCGATTTTGCCTCGGTTCAGCGAGACAACCCGGAAATGGAGCGCCGTTGCCAGGAAGTGATCGACCGCTGCTGGCAAATGGGTGACGAAAACCCCATCTGCTTTATTCACGACGTTGGCGCGGGCGGGCTTTCCAACGCGATGCCGGAACTGGTGAAAGACGGTGGCCGCGGTGGCCGTTTTGAACTGAGGGATATCCCCAGTGACGAGCCGGGCATGTCACCCCTGGAGATCTGGTGTAACGAATCCCAGGAACGTTACGTAATGGCCGTTGCCCCGGAAAACCTCGAACTCTTCGACGCACTCTGCCGTCGCGAGCGTTGCCCTTACGCGGTGGTTGGTGATGCGACCGAGGAGCATCATCTTCAGTTGTCGGATTCCTATTTTGATGACCGGCCTGTGGATCTGCCAATGGATGTATTGTTTGGCAAGCCGCCGCGCATGCATCGCAGCGTGACTCGTTCATCCTTTACCAAGCCGATCTTCGATTCTGGCAAGATCGACGTTAACGACGCCGTCGATCGCCTGTTGCGACTGCCGACTGTCGGATCGAAGAGCTTTCTGATCACCATCGGTGATCGCACAATTACCGGGCTGGTTGCCCGCGACCAGATGGTCGGACCCTGGCAGGTGCCGGTGAGCGATGTTGCCGTAACCTCTACCTCTTTCGATGTTCGGTCCGGTGAGGCTATGGCCATGGGCGAACGCACGCCTGTTGCCGTCATCGACGCGCCGGCCTCAGGGCGGATGGCGGTGGGTGAAGTGATCACCAATATTGCCGCTGCCCCGATTGCAGCCCTGTCTGATATCCGTCTGTCCGCCAACTGGATGGCCGCAGCGGGCCACCCCGGTGAGGACGAAAATCTTTACGAGACGGTAAAAGCGGTTGGCATGGAGCTGTGCCCGGAGTTGGGAATTGCGATTCCCGTGGGCAAGGATTCCATGTCCATGAAAACGGTCTGGGAAGAAGATGGCGGTGAACAGAAAAGCGTGACTTCACCGCTGTCACTGATTGTCAGTGGTTTTGCACCGGTAGTGGATGTGGACCGGACGTTGACACCGCAGCTGATTACCAATGCGGGCGAGACTGACCTGATTCTGGTGGACCTCGCGGCGGGCCAGAATCGTCTTGGGGGCTCGTGTCTGGCACAGGTTTACCAGAGGGTCGGAGCAGTGGCGCCGGATCTGGATGACCCTGAAGACATCAAGGCGTTTTTTGCCGTGATCCAGGGGCTGAACGGTGACGGTAAACTACTGGCCTACCACGACCGTTCCGACGGCGGGCTGTTTGTCACCCTGGCCGAAATGGCGTTTGCCGGGCATACCGGCATCGATATCAAGCTGGATGGCCTGGCAGAGGACGTGTCCCAGTTTCCGCGCGAACTGTTCAACGAAGAACTCGGGGCGGTCATCCAGGTGCGTCGAGAGGACACCTCTTTTGTGCTGCAGCAGTTCTCGGCAGCCGGCCTTGATGACCACACCTCAGTCGTGGGGACCCTGAACAGTGATCATCAGGTGAGGTTCTCCTTCGGCGGCGAAGATGTTATCTGCCGTTCCCGGGCAGAGCTTCATCAGCTGTGGGCCCAGACCAGTTACCGTATCCAGTCTCTCCGTGATAACGCCGACTGCGCCCAGCAGGAATTCGATAATCTGAAGGATGACGGTGACCCCGGTCTGCAGGCAGAACTGACATTTGATCTGGATGACGATATTGCGGCCCCGTTTATCAATACCGGCGCACGCCCGAAAGTCGCGGTGCTCCGTGAGCAGGGTGTGAACGGCCAGGTGGAGATGGCAGCCGCGTTTGATCGGGCAGGTTTCGAGTCTGTCGACGTGCACATGAGTGATCTGCTCTCCGGGCGGGTTTCCCTTGAAGGATTCAAGTCGATGGTGGCTTGTGGCGGCTTCTCATTCGGTGATGTACTGGGTGCCGGTGAGGGGTGGGCAAAATCCATCCTGTTTAACGATCGTGTCAGGGACCAGTTTGCGGCCTTTTTTAACCGTCAGGACACATTAACCCTGGGAGTGTGTAATGGCTGCCAGATGCTGTCGAATCTTCACGAGCTGATCCCGGGCAGCCAGGGGTGGCCACGATTTGTGAGGAATCAGTCAGAACAGTTCGAAGCGCGTCTGGTCATGGCCGAGGTTCCGTCATCACCGTCAGCATTCCTCGACGGCATGGCCGGTTCACGTATGCCGATCGCCGTGGCCCATGGCGAAGGTCGCGTCGAGTTTTCTGGCAATGACAGCCCCGTGAATCTGACGGAGAGCGAATTGGTAGCGCTTCGATACGTGGACAATCGGGGGCAGGTTACCGAGCGATACCCATACAACCCAAATGGTTCCGCCGAGGGAATTACCGGCGTCACCACGCGGGACGGGCGGGTTACCATCATGATGCCCCATCCGGAACGGGTTTTCCGGACGTCCCAGCATTCCTGGCATCCGGAGCACTGGAATGAAGATGCGCCGTGGATACGGATATTCCGTAACGCACGGCGCTGGTACGGATAA
- the mltF gene encoding membrane-bound lytic murein transglycosylase MltF: MASLRRALIFGALFVMAGCSRPSTLQEIQAEGVLHVITKTAPSIYYEGRDGKTGYDYQLAKMFAEDLGVELRLRVADDNTEILSVLDQNYAHIGMAGVSARAGYDSRFQAIANGTKARSVIVYNREAESPESLKDLDGKTLHLLANSNHRRQLQSSEEVIDDVQWQEHPGLDAAGLLARVQSGEFSYAVVASNELNLNHVFFPEVKRGFSLNDPADVLWLFPAEQDQSLVKAARKFFAKVEADGTLAQLNERFYGHLDRLNYVGARTFLHHVRNRLPKYDTLFKQYAKEYDLDWRLLAAVGYQESHWRPNAVSPTGVRGLMMLTRSTASHIGISNRLDVEESIRGGAKYLTIVRRKVPERIPEPDKTWFALASYNVGWGHVEDARRLTEGAGKDPDRWMDVKEFLPLLSQKEWYTKTRFGYARGNEPVMYVQNIRRYYDFLAWMYEPTQVADADKETWLNELEAAQPTVAPGPRVIKKGSGHKVPEELSYLPPTL; this comes from the coding sequence ATGGCGTCATTAAGGCGGGCCCTCATTTTCGGCGCGCTGTTTGTCATGGCCGGCTGTTCCCGGCCCAGTACCCTCCAGGAAATACAAGCGGAAGGCGTGCTTCACGTCATTACAAAAACAGCCCCTTCGATTTATTACGAGGGTCGCGACGGCAAAACCGGATACGACTATCAGCTTGCCAAGATGTTCGCTGAGGATCTGGGGGTCGAGCTCCGGCTCCGGGTTGCGGATGACAACACCGAAATTCTTTCCGTGCTCGATCAGAATTACGCCCACATAGGAATGGCAGGTGTCTCTGCACGGGCCGGATACGATTCGCGGTTCCAGGCCATCGCCAATGGCACCAAAGCCAGATCCGTCATTGTTTATAACCGTGAGGCGGAAAGCCCGGAGTCCTTGAAGGACCTGGACGGCAAAACTCTGCATCTGCTTGCGAACAGCAACCATCGCCGGCAGCTCCAATCATCGGAGGAAGTCATCGACGATGTTCAGTGGCAGGAGCATCCGGGCCTTGATGCTGCTGGCCTGCTGGCCCGAGTTCAGTCCGGCGAGTTTTCATACGCCGTGGTTGCCTCCAACGAATTGAACCTGAACCACGTGTTCTTTCCCGAGGTCAAACGGGGATTCAGCCTGAATGATCCGGCCGACGTTCTTTGGCTGTTTCCCGCCGAGCAGGATCAGAGCCTGGTGAAGGCCGCCAGGAAATTTTTTGCAAAGGTGGAAGCAGACGGCACGCTGGCGCAACTGAACGAAAGATTCTATGGCCACCTTGACCGCTTGAACTATGTCGGCGCACGCACGTTCCTTCATCACGTCAGAAACCGGCTACCCAAGTACGACACTCTGTTTAAGCAATATGCCAAAGAGTACGATCTCGACTGGCGTCTGCTGGCAGCGGTGGGCTACCAGGAATCGCACTGGCGTCCGAATGCGGTTTCGCCCACCGGTGTACGCGGCCTGATGATGTTGACTCGCAGCACCGCCAGCCATATCGGAATCAGCAACAGGCTGGACGTGGAGGAAAGCATACGTGGCGGTGCGAAATATCTCACCATCGTTCGCCGCAAGGTGCCGGAACGCATTCCCGAGCCGGACAAAACCTGGTTTGCACTGGCTTCCTACAACGTCGGCTGGGGCCATGTTGAGGACGCCCGTCGCCTGACAGAAGGTGCCGGCAAAGACCCGGATCGGTGGATGGACGTCAAGGAATTCCTTCCCCTCCTAAGCCAGAAAGAGTGGTACACGAAAACCCGTTTCGGATACGCCCGCGGCAACGAGCCGGTTATGTACGTACAGAATATTCGACGTTACTACGACTTTCTGGCCTGGATGTATGAACCCACGCAGGTGGCCGATGCCGACAAGGAAACCTGGCTGAACGAACTGGAGGCAGCCCAGCCAACCGTTGCACCCGGTCCGCGAGTGATCAAGAAAGGCAGCGGGCATAAAGTGCCGGAAGAGCTGAGCTATCTGCCGCCAACACTCTGA
- a CDS encoding regulatory protein RecX, with translation MAKQEDPEDKARAAAMRLLARREHSRLELDLKLRQRKVEAVTIQKVLDEFEANNWLSDERFADVFSRQRFDLGYGPVKIIAELQQRGIRTPPEWLSSTTDREWIEAAIRVRDRRFGLADIRGDWDEKGRQGRFLARRGYASDHIESALEAVSTE, from the coding sequence ATGGCAAAACAGGAAGATCCGGAAGATAAGGCCAGGGCGGCGGCAATGAGGTTACTGGCCCGGCGCGAACACAGCCGGCTTGAGCTGGATCTCAAGTTGCGTCAGCGCAAGGTGGAAGCGGTTACGATCCAAAAAGTGCTGGACGAGTTCGAGGCCAACAATTGGCTCAGCGACGAGCGTTTTGCCGATGTCTTCTCCCGTCAGAGATTCGATCTTGGCTATGGCCCGGTGAAGATCATTGCCGAACTTCAGCAACGGGGTATCCGGACGCCGCCTGAGTGGCTGTCATCAACGACCGACCGAGAGTGGATCGAAGCGGCTATCCGGGTTCGGGACCGGCGGTTTGGTTTGGCGGACATTCGTGGGGACTGGGATGAAAAAGGCCGGCAAGGGCGGTTTCTGGCCCGCCGCGGTTACGCCAGCGACCATATTGAATCCGCTCTGGAAGCGGTTTCAACCGAGTAG
- a CDS encoding DUF349 domain-containing protein has protein sequence MAALIQKLFGRKKAPAPKQTEPAEPTVNQQEKADRQDELRQQQLSQLAASPSQAELESLATAGVTAEIRLSAVKGLSDKQALQRVQKHAKGKDKGVYQIVRQALQSIKADEEEAQHRQEAIIGLIRNAQDQAKSDDTKLFEPRLEALLKRWSDLESHATETQTSEFLQAVHQCRSRLDEINAEKDQQTRAREQKNQRTETLTLLEQTIDELKHPSEDAEPALASLDALQKTQENRWLEATRETTVEKQEQKSYEALMLPLRSYITALRRLGQNRDAIQTHLNEPESDPTAVKELLDTIDWPEGFPLPPLLQQLANKAGETPRKNLENQSATKDSAEQKALADTLTQTLSQLEQALEARQLKESRQLFKAAQQQFKQLDRKYSQPLQARIQLLGGQLRELTDWQGFATRPKQIALCEQMEYLAEQPIEPEAKAERIKELQNEWRGLGGSSDRELWARFKQASDLAYEPCKAYFAAKSGLKDANLEARKTIVEQLQTFIDNADWQSIDWKAAEQIHQKAREEWKAAWPIEFRDNRPVQKDFDALLKRLEEPLNEERRKNEALKQDIVERAEALTDHEPLSEAMNQAKALQSEWQQVGITRHREDRRLWQAFRKACDQIFARRDAAKNEQQAQAQAADEQAGPVLEKSHQLDESHPLPDLASCLGELDALNHEPLSGSAQNQVRQEQTRLRSLIESLRSQEKLNAWKSHVQSRVAGSLNASDLPGHWPKLAESLEIADAAELVIRAEILAETASPADEQSKRMEIQVQRLADGMGGNGNDQSRLAQMESLVACWCQLPEDESLNQERADRLIAALEAAVSQPA, from the coding sequence ATGGCTGCGCTCATCCAGAAACTCTTTGGCCGCAAAAAAGCACCCGCTCCGAAACAGACCGAACCTGCCGAACCCACCGTAAACCAGCAGGAAAAAGCGGACCGCCAGGATGAATTGCGCCAGCAGCAGCTTTCACAACTAGCCGCATCACCATCACAGGCTGAACTGGAATCGCTGGCCACCGCAGGTGTCACCGCGGAGATCCGGCTCTCTGCGGTGAAAGGCCTGAGTGATAAACAGGCCCTGCAACGTGTCCAGAAACACGCCAAGGGGAAAGACAAAGGCGTCTACCAGATCGTTCGCCAGGCCCTTCAGTCCATAAAAGCAGACGAAGAAGAGGCCCAACACCGGCAAGAGGCCATCATCGGCCTGATCCGCAACGCCCAGGATCAGGCCAAAAGCGATGACACCAAGCTGTTTGAGCCACGCCTGGAAGCCCTGCTAAAGCGCTGGTCGGACCTGGAAAGCCATGCCACCGAAACGCAGACCAGCGAGTTTCTCCAGGCCGTTCATCAATGCCGCAGCCGCCTGGACGAGATTAACGCCGAGAAAGACCAGCAAACCCGGGCCAGGGAGCAGAAAAACCAGCGCACTGAAACCCTGACGCTGCTGGAGCAGACTATCGACGAACTCAAACACCCGTCGGAAGACGCCGAGCCGGCCCTCGCCTCCCTGGATGCCTTACAGAAAACCCAGGAAAACCGTTGGCTGGAAGCCACTCGCGAAACCACCGTTGAAAAGCAGGAGCAGAAAAGCTATGAAGCGCTCATGCTGCCCCTGCGCTCCTACATTACGGCACTCAGACGCCTGGGCCAGAACCGTGATGCGATCCAGACCCACTTGAACGAACCGGAGAGCGACCCGACCGCCGTCAAAGAACTGCTCGACACCATTGACTGGCCAGAGGGTTTTCCGCTGCCACCCCTGCTTCAGCAACTGGCCAATAAAGCCGGCGAGACCCCCCGCAAAAACCTGGAAAACCAGAGTGCAACCAAGGATTCAGCAGAACAGAAAGCCCTTGCGGATACGCTGACCCAAACGCTCTCGCAACTGGAGCAGGCTCTGGAAGCGCGCCAGCTCAAAGAGTCCCGGCAGTTATTCAAAGCGGCGCAACAGCAGTTCAAACAGCTCGACCGTAAGTACAGCCAGCCCCTGCAGGCCCGAATCCAGCTTCTGGGCGGCCAGCTTCGTGAACTCACAGACTGGCAGGGCTTCGCCACCCGGCCAAAGCAGATCGCCCTGTGCGAGCAGATGGAATACCTGGCAGAGCAACCCATCGAGCCTGAAGCCAAGGCCGAGCGGATCAAGGAACTGCAGAATGAGTGGCGGGGGCTCGGTGGCTCATCCGACAGGGAACTCTGGGCAAGGTTCAAACAGGCATCCGACCTGGCCTACGAGCCCTGCAAAGCCTATTTTGCGGCAAAATCCGGCCTGAAAGACGCCAATCTGGAAGCCCGAAAAACGATTGTTGAACAGTTGCAAACCTTTATCGACAACGCTGACTGGCAATCCATCGACTGGAAAGCAGCGGAACAGATCCATCAGAAAGCCCGGGAAGAATGGAAGGCCGCCTGGCCCATTGAATTCCGGGATAACCGTCCGGTTCAGAAAGACTTCGATGCGCTGCTCAAGCGGCTGGAAGAGCCGTTGAACGAAGAGCGCAGAAAAAACGAAGCACTCAAGCAGGACATTGTCGAGCGCGCTGAAGCCCTGACTGACCACGAGCCGCTTTCAGAGGCAATGAACCAGGCAAAAGCGCTGCAGAGCGAATGGCAGCAGGTGGGCATTACCCGCCATCGGGAAGACCGCAGACTTTGGCAGGCTTTCAGGAAGGCCTGCGACCAGATTTTCGCCCGCCGGGATGCCGCGAAGAATGAGCAACAGGCGCAAGCTCAGGCGGCCGATGAACAAGCCGGCCCCGTATTGGAAAAATCCCATCAGCTGGACGAAAGCCACCCACTCCCAGACCTGGCCTCATGCCTGGGAGAGCTGGATGCACTGAACCATGAGCCGCTTTCAGGCTCCGCTCAGAATCAGGTCAGACAGGAACAGACGCGATTGAGATCACTGATTGAATCCTTGCGCAGCCAGGAGAAACTGAACGCCTGGAAGAGCCATGTTCAGTCGCGGGTGGCAGGTTCACTGAACGCATCCGATCTGCCCGGGCACTGGCCAAAACTGGCCGAGAGTCTTGAAATCGCAGATGCGGCAGAGCTGGTTATCCGCGCCGAGATACTGGCAGAAACCGCCTCACCGGCGGACGAACAGTCCAAACGCATGGAAATCCAGGTTCAACGGCTGGCCGATGGCATGGGTGGCAATGGAAACGATCAGAGCAGACTGGCCCAGATGGAAAGCCTAGTCGCCTGTTGGTGCCAGCTGCCGGAAGACGAGTCGCTCAACCAGGAGCGTGCTGATCGGCTGATCGCCGCACTGGAAGCAGCGGTCAGTCAGCCAGCCTGA